A stretch of DNA from Aerosakkonema funiforme FACHB-1375:
ACCCTTGGCTTTGCTGGGCGGATTTCTGTTTGGTGCTGTTTGGGGTGGAATTCCGGGATATTTGAAAGCGGTACGAGGTGTAAACGAAGTCATCACCACCTTATTACTCAATTATATTGCTATTAACTTGGTGGCTTATCTCGTCAACGAACCGCTGCAAGAACCCAATGCGCCGAGTGCGTATTCTCGCTTAATTTTTGAATCGGCTTGGTTGCCGATTATACTGCCGAAAACCCAAGCCCACGCCGGAATATGGGTAGGGATAATCGCGGCAGGGATAGTGTGGGTGGTGTTAGCGCGATCGCCTCTAGGATACCAAATCGAGGCAGTGGGATTGAACCCGATTGCCGCACGCTACGCCGGGATGTCGGTAAAACGAACAATTATAATTGTGATGGCGCTAGCGGGTGGATTGGCGGGATTGGCTGGTTCTTCCGAGGTAATGGGATTGAAACATCGCTTATTCGAGCAATTTTCACCCGGTTACGGATACGATGCCATTGCGATCGCCTTTCTCAGTCGCGGTAACATTGCCGGTATAGTGGCGACATCCCTCTTTTTCGGCGCTATCCGCAGCGGCGCAAACGCCATGCAACGGGGTGCGGGTGTTCCCGTGACCGTAGTTTACGCGATTCAGGGGTTAACTGTGTTGTTTATTGCCATCAGTTTTGCGATCGAAAGGGGATTTAAAAAGGGGCTAGGGGTTAGGGGCTAGGGGTTAGGGGGAAGAGGGAGAGGGAGGAGGGAGAGGGAGAGGGAGAGGGAAGAGGGAAGAGGAAAGAGGAGGAATTTTTGAATGATTGACTTTCCCTACCCCCTACCCCCTAACCCCTAGCCCCTAGCCCCTAGCCCCTAACTATATCTGCGGTTAAAATAAAAAAATCCAAATGGACAATTTAACCTTTTTCACCGATTACTTAATTGCCAGTTTGCGCCTCTCCGTCCCCTTAGCATTTGCGGCGTTGGGAGGACTTTTTTCCGAACGTTCCGGTGTGTTGAATATTGCATTGGAGGGAATGTTATTATCCGGTGCATTTGCTGGCGCGGCGGGAGCGTTTTTTACTGGCAATGTTTGGGTAGGGATGCTGTCAGCAATTGCCGTCGGGGGAATGGTGGGATTGCTGCACAGCTATCTTTGCGTTACTTTGCGAGTCGATCAATTAGTATCCGGACTTGCGATCAACCTTACCGCCATTGGATTGACTTCCTTTTGGTCGCGGATACTGTTTAATAGCAATCAAGCACAACAATTACCGAGTCTCAAAACAGTCGCAATTCCCATATTGGAAGATATCCCCATTATCGGCAATCTGATTTTCAACCAAGACCCGCTAATTTATTTCCTCTTTCTATTAGTTCCCCTCACCGCTTATCTATTATTTCGTACCAGTTTGGGATTGTCTTTGCGTGCGGTAGGAGAATATCCCCGCGCCGCCGATACTGCGGGAATTTCCGTTAATTTAGTGCGCTACGTAGCGGTGACAATTAGCGGTTGTTTCGCAGGATTGGGAGGTGCTTATCTCGCATTAGTTCACGTCAAATATTTTGCGGAAGGAATGAGTGCGGGGAAAGGATTTATCGCTCTCGCCGCCTTAATTTTTGGCAAATGGCATCCCGTCAGCACCGCTTTTGCTTGCCTCTTATTCGGTGCAACGGAAGCTTTGCAATTGCGAATTCAAGCTTTTAATTTGAATATTCCCTATCAATTTTTAGTGATGTTACCTTATGTAATTGCACTGTTAGCTTTAGTGGGGTTAGCGGGTAAATCAACACCCCCCGCAGCACTCGGAATTCCCTACATTCCAGAAAGTCGCGATCGCTAACATACAGCAACTTTTAAACCAACAACCAAAATCATCATAAACCATTACTATTATTCCACCAAATGCACCCAGAAAAACGTCGATTTTACCGCATTAAATAACCGCTTATCTACCGTCCAAAATTCGCATTTCAATTGTTGCGCTAAAGCGAGATAATGAGCATCGTAGCTTGCTGGCAATCTCATTTGTGCAGCCAGATTCAACGCTTGTCGATGCAATTCTGCGTCACCGTAGAGGGTGATATTGAGATTCAAAGCATCCTGCAAAAGTCGATCTGCTTCTTCTGGCAAAAGTTGTCCCGCAACAGCCAAGCGATGGAACGAATTAGTAATTTCGTAGTAAATTAATGTCGGTGCTACAATTATGTTTTCTGATTCTTCCCACTGATTCCACAGATTGTCAAAAGGAGAATCTGGCGTAAGGTAGATCAGCATACGCACGATGAAACTGGCATCAACACAGACCAAAGTTGATGCCATATTAAGTTTCCTCTGGATAAAACTGCGGAAAACTAGCACTCATGATTTGCTCGGTACGTTCTTCTCGCATTTGATGGATAATATCTTCTACTGGTGGGCTAATAGGTTTCCCACCGCGACGGGCGCTGATTTCTGCTCTATGCTCCTCGATCTGTTTCATTACTTCTCGCCTGTCTGGTTTTTTCAATTTTTCTTCTAAAAGTGTGCGTTCCTCTTTGGAGAGAGTTTCAATAATTTGCGCTAGAGTCTCCACAAGTTTCGCGTTCATTGGTTTAGAGAATTTTTTTA
This window harbors:
- a CDS encoding ABC transporter permease, coding for MRDENSRLLLILSPIVAIASALLVGAILISLAGANPVKAYTVLFSESLANYYGFANTLTKTAPLLLAGLGVQVALKAAQFNIGGEGQIYMGGLGSTLVGLSLQGWPAWIHVPLALLGGFLFGAVWGGIPGYLKAVRGVNEVITTLLLNYIAINLVAYLVNEPLQEPNAPSAYSRLIFESAWLPIILPKTQAHAGIWVGIIAAGIVWVVLARSPLGYQIEAVGLNPIAARYAGMSVKRTIIIVMALAGGLAGLAGSSEVMGLKHRLFEQFSPGYGYDAIAIAFLSRGNIAGIVATSLFFGAIRSGANAMQRGAGVPVTVVYAIQGLTVLFIAISFAIERGFKKGLGVRG
- a CDS encoding ABC transporter permease gives rise to the protein MDNLTFFTDYLIASLRLSVPLAFAALGGLFSERSGVLNIALEGMLLSGAFAGAAGAFFTGNVWVGMLSAIAVGGMVGLLHSYLCVTLRVDQLVSGLAINLTAIGLTSFWSRILFNSNQAQQLPSLKTVAIPILEDIPIIGNLIFNQDPLIYFLFLLVPLTAYLLFRTSLGLSLRAVGEYPRAADTAGISVNLVRYVAVTISGCFAGLGGAYLALVHVKYFAEGMSAGKGFIALAALIFGKWHPVSTAFACLLFGATEALQLRIQAFNLNIPYQFLVMLPYVIALLALVGLAGKSTPPAALGIPYIPESRDR
- a CDS encoding type II toxin-antitoxin system VapC family toxin encodes the protein MASTLVCVDASFIVRMLIYLTPDSPFDNLWNQWEESENIIVAPTLIYYEITNSFHRLAVAGQLLPEEADRLLQDALNLNITLYGDAELHRQALNLAAQMRLPASYDAHYLALAQQLKCEFWTVDKRLFNAVKSTFFWVHLVE